The following proteins are co-located in the Rhea pennata isolate bPtePen1 chromosome 2, bPtePen1.pri, whole genome shotgun sequence genome:
- the PENK gene encoding proenkephalin-A: MARLLRLGCSLLALGACLLLRARADCGRDCAACAYRLGPRADVHPLACTLECEGKLPSAKVWETCKEVLQLTKLDLSEDGSIAPGDKKELDENHLLAKKYGGFMKRYGGFMKKMDELYRVEPEEEANGGEILAKRYGGFMKKDSNDDALANSSDLLKELLGTGDNPEVGHYREINENDGDISKRYGGFMRSVKRSPELEDEAKELQKRYGGFMRRVGRPEWWLDYQKRYGGFLKRFADSILPSEEDGENYSKEIPEMEKRYGGFMRF, translated from the exons ATGGCGCGGCTCCTGAGGCTCGGCTGCTCGCTGCTGGCGCTCGGCGCCTGCCTGCTCCTGCGGGCGCGGGCCGACTGCGGCCGCGACTGCGCCGCCTGCGCCTACCGCCTCGGACCCCGCGCCGACGTCCACCCCCTG GCATGTACACTAGAATGTGAAGGAAAGCTGCCTTCTGCCAAAGTCTGGGAGACCTGCAAGGAGGTTCTGCAGCTGACAAAGCTGGATCTTTCTGAGGACGGCAGCATTGCTCCTGGAGACAAGAAGGAGCTGGATGAGAATCATTTGCTTGCAAAGAAGTATGGAGGCTTCATGAAAAGATATGGGGGGTTCATGAAGAAGATGGATGAGCTCTATCGGGTGGAACCAGAAGAGGAAGCTAATGGAGGAGAAATCCTGGCTAAGAGGTATGGAGGATTTATGAAGAAAGACTCAAATGATGATGCCCTGGCTAATTCCTCTGATCTCCTGAAGGAGCTTCTAGGAACAGGGGATAACCCTGAAGTTGGACATTATcgagaaataaatgaaaacgATGGAGACATCAGCAAAAGATACGGAGGTTTCATGAGAAGCGTAAAGCGCAGTCCGGAATTGGAAGATGaagccaaagagctgcagaagagaTATGGTGGTTTCATGAGAAGAGTGGGCAGGCCAGAATGGTGGCTGGATTACCAGAAACGATACGGTGGGTTTCTTAAGCGCTTTGCTGATTCTATTCTCCCTTCAGAAGAAGACGGGGAAAATTATTCCAAAGAGATCccagagatggaaaaaagataTGGCGGATTTATGAGATTTTAG